The following proteins are encoded in a genomic region of Doryrhamphus excisus isolate RoL2022-K1 chromosome 6, RoL_Dexc_1.0, whole genome shotgun sequence:
- the LOC131131676 gene encoding nuclear receptor coactivator 5-like: MSSWSKSSKAARRPPVNPNGSAQPLRLFRRGAPYPSREERTEDLKDALDSYKELEQKQNFSGGVKFEASKHQANATQAKPDTAVADRRKTLYQKFYRQVQEDRKPPDCVVISVTNQCLNYPKSLSQCLQERGLSVEMLYLQAESGLTQALQDVQSVGSPLCILVEQTNVALSSCTVIIFSESLKIHRNMPKDQALDFVVAEHRRGLAIESPERDPADVAAQASQLLGDFLDREKIERHVVPSEVRQFLQLLTDGVHLYPEELDAISQYVQARQEHVEASDNSKEEKDKVLPSVLGKPPPLLPTPPGPPQIQSPCEAGRPPQPMPLLPSPGSYPKTKPPPLLSLPPSLHNPYGGPGLHRGPLIPYPPQRHPSHRVSYGNRGAPPSLKSSRPPLLSTPVAPRLSGPRH; encoded by the exons ATGTCTTCTTGGTCAAAATCAAGCAAAGCTGCTCGGCGGCCGCCGGTCAACCCCAACGGAAG CGCACAGCCGCTGCGATTGTTCCGGAGAGGTGCGCCGTATCCCAGCAGGGAGGAGAGAACGGAGGATCTCAAGGATGCCCTGGACAG TTACAAAGAATTGGAGCAAAAGCAAAACTTCAGCGGGGGAGTGAAGTTTGAGGCCTCAAAGCATCAAGCCAATG CCACTCAAGCCAAGCCTGACACAGCTGTAGCCGACAGACGGAAAACCTTGTATCAGAAGTTCTACAGACAAGTGCAAGAGGATCGAAAGCCGCCTGATTGCGTGGTCATCTCTGTTACCAACCAATGCCT GAATTACCCCAAATCGCTAAGCCAGTGCTTGCAGGAGCGTGGCCTATCAGTGGAAATGCTCTACCTTCAGGCGGAGTCGGGCCTGACCCAAGCCCTacaggatgtccaaagtgttgGCTCCCCGTTATGTATTCTGGTGGAGCAGACAAACGTAGCTCTGTCCTCCTGCACTGTTATCATTTTCTCAGAGTCCCTCAAGA TCCACCGCAACATGCCCAAAGACCAGGCCTTGGACTTTGTTGTGGCAGAGCACAGGCGTGGACTTGCTATAGAAAGCCCAGAAAGGGATCCCGCAGATGTCGCCGCGCAGGCGTCGCAGCTGCTGGGAGATTTTCTGGACCGGGAAAAGATTGAGCGGCACGTTGTCCCGTCTGAAGTCCGTCAGTTCCTCCAGCTTTTAACCGATGGCGTGCATCTTTACCCCGAGGAGCTGGACGCCATCTCGCAGTATGTCCAGGCCCGTCAGGAACACGTAGAAG CATCCGACAACAGCAAAGAAGAGAAGGACAAAGTGTTACCTTCAGTACTTGGCAAGCCGCCTCCTCTGCTCCCGACACCACCTGGACCACCACAGATTCAGTCTCCGTGTGAAGCAGGGCGGCCGCCCCAACCGATGCCGCTCTTACCTTCACCAG gttcCTACCCCAAAACCAAGCCTCCCCCGCTGCTGTCCTTGCCTCCATCTTTGCACAACCCCTACGGCGGCCCCGGTTTGCATCGTGGCCCCCTTATACCTTACCCTCCGCAACGTCACCCGAGCCACAGAGTCTCCTACGGGAATAGAGGAGCTCCGCCCTCCCTCAAAAGTTCTCGCCCTCCACTTTTATCCACTCCAG TTGCTCCTCGTCTGAGTGGCCCCCGACACTAA